From Bos indicus isolate NIAB-ARS_2022 breed Sahiwal x Tharparkar chromosome 4, NIAB-ARS_B.indTharparkar_mat_pri_1.0, whole genome shotgun sequence, the proteins below share one genomic window:
- the LOC109557787 gene encoding GTPase IMAP family member 5-like isoform X4, with product MLLKRKQNQSKKNPLPLVSLPLRSFESFSKDGLTRSQRKRLPGKEGRVQQDCLRTCKTLQHLAGGGGESLNPESSSLRIILVGKTGSGRSATGNSILCQPVFESKLGAQAVTRKCQRATGMWNGRSIVVVDTPPIFEAEAQDQEVYENIGACYLLSVPGPHVLLLVTQLGRFTEQDVVAVTRVKEVFGAGAERYMVILFTHKEDLEGGSLDEYVANTDNLRLRRLVRECGRRCSCRWGVAPMEKVRGATWTRYGCRLQSKGKA from the exons atgttattaaaaagaaaacaaaaccaaagcaaaaaaaacccTCTTCCTCTGGTGTCTCTGCCTCTGAGGTCATTTGAGTCATTCTCCAAGGATGGCTTG ACTAGAAGCCAAAGAAAGAGGCTGcctggaaaggaaggaagagtgcAGCAAGATTGTCTGAGAACTTGCAAAACTTTGCAGCATCTAGCAG gtggaggaggagagagcTTAAATCCAGAATCATCTTCATTGAGGATCATCCTGGTAGGGAAAACAGGCAGCGGGAGAAGTGCCACCGGGAACAGCATCCTCTGCCAGCCCGTGTTTGAGTCCAAGCTGGGGGCCCAGGCAGTGACCAGGAAGTGTCAGAGGGCAACAGGCATGTGGAATGGGAGGAGCATCGTGGTGGTGGACACGCCCCCCATCTTCGAGGCTGAGGCCCAGGATCAAGAGGTGTATGAGAATATCGGAGCCTGTTACCTGCTGTCGGTGCCAGGGCCCCACGTGCTGCTGCTGGTGACCCAGCTGGGGCGCTTCACCGAGCAGGACGTGGTGGCCGTGACCAGGGTGAAGGAGGTCTTTGGGGCAGGAGCTGAGAGATACATGGTCATCCTCTTCACCCACAAGGAAGACTTAGAGGGCGGATCCTTGGATGAGTACGTGGCAAACACAGACAACCTCAGGCTGAGGCGCCTGGTCCGGGAGTGCGGGCGGAG ATGCTCCTGCAGATGGGGGGTGGCGCCCATGGAGAAGGTCAGAGGCGCTACCTGGACAAGGTACGGCTGCAGGTTGCAAAGCAAAGGCAAGGCCTGA
- the LOC109557787 gene encoding GTPase IMAP family member 5-like isoform X1, whose product MLLKRKQNQSKKNPLPLVSLPLRSFESFSKDGLTRSQRKRLPGKEGRVQQDCLRTCKTLQHLAGGGGESLNPESSSLRIILVGKTGSGRSATGNSILCQPVFESKLGAQAVTRKCQRATGMWNGRSIVVVDTPPIFEAEAQDQEVYENIGACYLLSVPGPHVLLLVTQLGRFTEQDVVAVTRVKEVFGAGAERYMVILFTHKEDLEGGSLDEYVANTDNLRLRRLVRECGRRYCAFNNRALGDEQREQLAQLMAVIEGLEQEHQGVFLTNELFSDAQMLLQMGGGAHGEGQRRYLDKVRLQVAKQRQGLKEAESNCAFKTVFRLRAWIVVNYELCVCLVWCSLLFLLILLIILYHL is encoded by the exons atgttattaaaaagaaaacaaaaccaaagcaaaaaaaacccTCTTCCTCTGGTGTCTCTGCCTCTGAGGTCATTTGAGTCATTCTCCAAGGATGGCTTG ACTAGAAGCCAAAGAAAGAGGCTGcctggaaaggaaggaagagtgcAGCAAGATTGTCTGAGAACTTGCAAAACTTTGCAGCATCTAGCAG gtggaggaggagagagcTTAAATCCAGAATCATCTTCATTGAGGATCATCCTGGTAGGGAAAACAGGCAGCGGGAGAAGTGCCACCGGGAACAGCATCCTCTGCCAGCCCGTGTTTGAGTCCAAGCTGGGGGCCCAGGCAGTGACCAGGAAGTGTCAGAGGGCAACAGGCATGTGGAATGGGAGGAGCATCGTGGTGGTGGACACGCCCCCCATCTTCGAGGCTGAGGCCCAGGATCAAGAGGTGTATGAGAATATCGGAGCCTGTTACCTGCTGTCGGTGCCAGGGCCCCACGTGCTGCTGCTGGTGACCCAGCTGGGGCGCTTCACCGAGCAGGACGTGGTGGCCGTGACCAGGGTGAAGGAGGTCTTTGGGGCAGGAGCTGAGAGATACATGGTCATCCTCTTCACCCACAAGGAAGACTTAGAGGGCGGATCCTTGGATGAGTACGTGGCAAACACAGACAACCTCAGGCTGAGGCGCCTGGTCCGGGAGTGCGGGCGGAGGTACTGTGCCTTCAACAACCGGGCCTTGGGGGATGAGCAGAGAGAGCAGCTGGCCCAGCTGATGGCTGTGATCGAGGGGCTGGAGCAGGAGCACCAGGGCGTCTTCCTTACCAACGAGCTCTTCTCTGATGCACAGATGCTCCTGCAGATGGGGGGTGGCGCCCATGGAGAAGGTCAGAGGCGCTACCTGGACAAGGTACGGCTGCAGGTTGCAAAGCAAAGGCAAGGCCTGAAAGAGGCTGAGAGCAACTGTGCCTTCAAGACAGTCTTCCGACTCAGAGCCTGGATTGTTGTGAATTATGAGCTTTGTGTTTGTCTTGTTTGGTGCAGTTTACTTTTCCTTCTTATTCTACTGATCATCCTGTACCATCTTTAA
- the LOC109557787 gene encoding GTPase IMAP family member 5-like isoform X3 — MEGLRQGGGDSCTTGGGGESLNPESSSLRIILVGKTGSGRSATGNSILCQPVFESKLGAQAVTRKCQRATGMWNGRSIVVVDTPPIFEAEAQDQEVYENIGACYLLSVPGPHVLLLVTQLGRFTEQDVVAVTRVKEVFGAGAERYMVILFTHKEDLEGGSLDEYVANTDNLRLRRLVRECGRRYCAFNNRALGDEQREQLAQLMAVIEGLEQEHQGVFLTNELFSDAQMLLQMGGGAHGEGQRRYLDKVRLQVAKQRQGLKEAESNCAFKTVFRLRAWIVVNYELCVCLVWCSLLFLLILLIILYHL, encoded by the exons ATGGAAGGGCTTCGGCAGGGTGGAGGAGACAGTTGCACCACAG gtggaggaggagagagcTTAAATCCAGAATCATCTTCATTGAGGATCATCCTGGTAGGGAAAACAGGCAGCGGGAGAAGTGCCACCGGGAACAGCATCCTCTGCCAGCCCGTGTTTGAGTCCAAGCTGGGGGCCCAGGCAGTGACCAGGAAGTGTCAGAGGGCAACAGGCATGTGGAATGGGAGGAGCATCGTGGTGGTGGACACGCCCCCCATCTTCGAGGCTGAGGCCCAGGATCAAGAGGTGTATGAGAATATCGGAGCCTGTTACCTGCTGTCGGTGCCAGGGCCCCACGTGCTGCTGCTGGTGACCCAGCTGGGGCGCTTCACCGAGCAGGACGTGGTGGCCGTGACCAGGGTGAAGGAGGTCTTTGGGGCAGGAGCTGAGAGATACATGGTCATCCTCTTCACCCACAAGGAAGACTTAGAGGGCGGATCCTTGGATGAGTACGTGGCAAACACAGACAACCTCAGGCTGAGGCGCCTGGTCCGGGAGTGCGGGCGGAGGTACTGTGCCTTCAACAACCGGGCCTTGGGGGATGAGCAGAGAGAGCAGCTGGCCCAGCTGATGGCTGTGATCGAGGGGCTGGAGCAGGAGCACCAGGGCGTCTTCCTTACCAACGAGCTCTTCTCTGATGCACAGATGCTCCTGCAGATGGGGGGTGGCGCCCATGGAGAAGGTCAGAGGCGCTACCTGGACAAGGTACGGCTGCAGGTTGCAAAGCAAAGGCAAGGCCTGAAAGAGGCTGAGAGCAACTGTGCCTTCAAGACAGTCTTCCGACTCAGAGCCTGGATTGTTGTGAATTATGAGCTTTGTGTTTGTCTTGTTTGGTGCAGTTTACTTTTCCTTCTTATTCTACTGATCATCCTGTACCATCTTTAA
- the LOC109557787 gene encoding GTPase IMAP family member 5-like isoform X2, with product MSGYQLLGHIYHNKMEGLRQGGGDSCTTGGGGESLNPESSSLRIILVGKTGSGRSATGNSILCQPVFESKLGAQAVTRKCQRATGMWNGRSIVVVDTPPIFEAEAQDQEVYENIGACYLLSVPGPHVLLLVTQLGRFTEQDVVAVTRVKEVFGAGAERYMVILFTHKEDLEGGSLDEYVANTDNLRLRRLVRECGRRYCAFNNRALGDEQREQLAQLMAVIEGLEQEHQGVFLTNELFSDAQMLLQMGGGAHGEGQRRYLDKVRLQVAKQRQGLKEAESNCAFKTVFRLRAWIVVNYELCVCLVWCSLLFLLILLIILYHL from the exons ATGTCTGGCTACCAGTTGCTTGGTCACATATATCAT AACAAAATGGAAGGGCTTCGGCAGGGTGGAGGAGACAGTTGCACCACAG gtggaggaggagagagcTTAAATCCAGAATCATCTTCATTGAGGATCATCCTGGTAGGGAAAACAGGCAGCGGGAGAAGTGCCACCGGGAACAGCATCCTCTGCCAGCCCGTGTTTGAGTCCAAGCTGGGGGCCCAGGCAGTGACCAGGAAGTGTCAGAGGGCAACAGGCATGTGGAATGGGAGGAGCATCGTGGTGGTGGACACGCCCCCCATCTTCGAGGCTGAGGCCCAGGATCAAGAGGTGTATGAGAATATCGGAGCCTGTTACCTGCTGTCGGTGCCAGGGCCCCACGTGCTGCTGCTGGTGACCCAGCTGGGGCGCTTCACCGAGCAGGACGTGGTGGCCGTGACCAGGGTGAAGGAGGTCTTTGGGGCAGGAGCTGAGAGATACATGGTCATCCTCTTCACCCACAAGGAAGACTTAGAGGGCGGATCCTTGGATGAGTACGTGGCAAACACAGACAACCTCAGGCTGAGGCGCCTGGTCCGGGAGTGCGGGCGGAGGTACTGTGCCTTCAACAACCGGGCCTTGGGGGATGAGCAGAGAGAGCAGCTGGCCCAGCTGATGGCTGTGATCGAGGGGCTGGAGCAGGAGCACCAGGGCGTCTTCCTTACCAACGAGCTCTTCTCTGATGCACAGATGCTCCTGCAGATGGGGGGTGGCGCCCATGGAGAAGGTCAGAGGCGCTACCTGGACAAGGTACGGCTGCAGGTTGCAAAGCAAAGGCAAGGCCTGAAAGAGGCTGAGAGCAACTGTGCCTTCAAGACAGTCTTCCGACTCAGAGCCTGGATTGTTGTGAATTATGAGCTTTGTGTTTGTCTTGTTTGGTGCAGTTTACTTTTCCTTCTTATTCTACTGATCATCCTGTACCATCTTTAA